A genomic segment from Dechloromonas denitrificans encodes:
- the nosD gene encoding nitrous oxide reductase family maturation protein NosD, which yields MLRFIRGPLLTLGVLAGVGAAGLAASQSLEGMGKPNLSANWGSSSEKALRPSAPNRTDIPWFQTLVDNAEAGSVLKPPPGIYAGPVLVDKPLTIDGGDQVIIDAGGKGTVFVIDTKGATLRGVKLQGSGDSHDSDDSCLNVRGDHHVVEGVEIRDCLFGIDLKQANHNVLRNNKISSKPFELGVRGDGLRLWYSNHNLIESNQVIDSRDMVAWYSNHNTYRNNIGKRSRYSIHFMFAKDSVVEGNSFYDNAVGIYLMYTERIHLRGNTISHATGATGMAFGFKESSDSDVENNEVIYCAVGVGSDLSPFEPDTTIRFKNNRFAFNGVAIRFTSELGGNILTDNIFEGNLTDVVQMGRGVADKNQWRGNYFADYQGFDRNGDGVGDTPHELYSYADQIWIETPAAQFFKTSPVLELLDFLERLAPFSSPELQLKDDAPRFVKPARSAKS from the coding sequence ATGCTGCGCTTCATTCGCGGCCCGCTGCTCACGCTTGGCGTTCTTGCCGGCGTGGGTGCTGCGGGCCTGGCCGCCTCTCAATCCCTGGAAGGCATGGGCAAGCCCAACCTGAGTGCCAACTGGGGTTCCTCATCAGAAAAAGCACTGCGCCCTTCGGCCCCCAATCGGACCGATATCCCCTGGTTTCAGACATTGGTCGACAACGCAGAAGCCGGTTCGGTACTCAAGCCGCCTCCCGGCATTTATGCCGGTCCCGTTCTAGTCGACAAGCCCCTGACCATCGATGGCGGCGATCAAGTCATCATCGATGCTGGCGGCAAAGGAACGGTCTTTGTCATTGATACCAAGGGAGCCACCTTGCGTGGCGTCAAGCTGCAGGGATCGGGCGACTCGCATGATAGCGACGACAGCTGCCTGAATGTGCGTGGCGATCACCATGTCGTGGAAGGGGTCGAAATCCGTGACTGCCTGTTTGGTATCGACCTCAAGCAAGCCAATCATAACGTCTTGCGCAACAACAAGATTTCATCCAAGCCCTTCGAGCTTGGCGTGCGCGGCGACGGCCTTCGCCTGTGGTACAGCAACCACAACCTGATCGAAAGTAATCAGGTGATCGATTCTCGCGACATGGTGGCCTGGTACTCGAACCACAACACCTACCGCAATAACATCGGCAAACGCAGTCGTTATTCGATCCACTTCATGTTTGCCAAGGATAGCGTCGTCGAAGGCAATTCGTTCTACGACAATGCGGTCGGCATCTACCTGATGTACACCGAGCGCATCCATCTGCGTGGCAACACCATTTCCCACGCAACCGGCGCCACAGGCATGGCTTTTGGTTTCAAGGAGTCGAGCGACTCCGACGTAGAAAATAATGAGGTGATCTACTGTGCGGTTGGTGTGGGTTCGGATCTGTCGCCTTTCGAACCGGACACCACCATTCGTTTCAAGAACAACCGGTTTGCCTTCAACGGTGTAGCCATTCGCTTTACCAGTGAACTGGGTGGCAACATCCTGACCGACAACATTTTCGAAGGCAATCTGACCGACGTTGTCCAGATGGGGCGCGGCGTGGCCGACAAGAACCAGTGGCGCGGCAACTATTTTGCCGACTATCAAGGCTTCGACCGCAACGGTGATGGCGTGGGTGACACCCCCCACGAACTGTACTCCTACGCCGACCAGATCTGGATCGAAACACCCGCTGCACAATTCTTCAAGACGTCACCGGTACTCGAACTGCTCGATTTTCTTGAGCGTCTGGCACCGTTCTCCTCGCCTGAACTGCAACTCAAGGACGATGCACCGCGCTTCGTCAAACCTGCAAGATCGGCAAAATCATGA
- a CDS encoding 4Fe-4S dicluster domain-containing protein encodes MSENKPAPAKKPAMSIEKAQKARRKFLHSAGLTGAVIGLSLLGYIPVTSAKTPRLRPPGALNESDFLSSCIKCGQCVQVCPVQAIKLGDLKDGFGVGVPHIDAREQACDFSCDAVQCILACPTGSLTYKKPGFLNIREGALLAAAPILKAKEKDAEPTLNLKERIGVARLARPESCLAVQGKGFKGEARSGSFKGKMRYMDVDRWKPIPVREHPYDVPLCDLCVRECPVKDAIALKPVKGADGVERMTPVVLEPCVGCGVCEMICPAEPAAIVIDAQATWKEA; translated from the coding sequence ATGAGCGAAAACAAACCTGCACCGGCCAAAAAACCGGCCATGTCGATTGAAAAAGCACAGAAAGCCCGGCGTAAATTCCTGCATTCGGCCGGGTTGACCGGGGCAGTCATTGGCCTGTCACTGCTGGGCTACATACCGGTCACCAGTGCCAAGACGCCTCGTCTGCGTCCACCTGGCGCACTCAATGAATCGGACTTCCTCTCTTCCTGCATCAAATGCGGGCAATGCGTCCAAGTCTGCCCGGTACAAGCCATCAAGCTGGGCGATCTGAAAGACGGGTTTGGGGTCGGTGTGCCGCATATCGATGCCCGTGAGCAAGCCTGCGACTTTTCCTGTGATGCCGTCCAATGCATCCTGGCCTGCCCAACCGGATCGCTGACCTACAAGAAACCCGGCTTCCTGAACATTCGTGAAGGCGCCCTGCTCGCTGCTGCACCTATCCTGAAAGCCAAGGAAAAGGATGCCGAGCCGACGCTCAATCTCAAAGAACGGATCGGTGTTGCCCGCCTGGCCCGTCCGGAGTCCTGCCTTGCCGTCCAGGGTAAGGGTTTCAAGGGAGAAGCGCGCAGCGGATCGTTCAAGGGAAAAATGCGCTACATGGATGTCGACCGCTGGAAACCGATTCCAGTCCGCGAGCATCCTTACGATGTACCGCTGTGCGATCTCTGCGTACGCGAATGCCCGGTCAAGGACGCCATCGCGCTCAAACCGGTCAAAGGCGCTGATGGCGTCGAGCGCATGACACCGGTGGTCCTCGAACCTTGTGTTGGCTGCGGCGTCTGCGAAATGATCTGCCCTGCCGAACCTGCCGCCATCGTGATCGATGCCCAGGCCACCTGGAAGGAGGCCTGA
- a CDS encoding c-type cytochrome encodes MKASLLLIGLLSAGVAMASPPAPKQEGIEGKDYKWNAQAGEKVEALTKKGDKKRGEEGYETCGACHLPSGAGRPDGTFPQLAGQHTTVLIKQMADIRAGLRDNPTMYPFAATLTDAQELADVAAYIEGLCIPIDHGHYDSKPGDAGKDWKAPTDTEKRLAEGKALYEKECLECHGKNGEGVKDKFYPVIAGQHYKYLLRQMTEIRDGHRRNANPDMVKIIKKYSNDQLISISAYQSSLVMPGNMCKPKAGAAKKK; translated from the coding sequence ATGAAAGCATCACTCCTTTTGATTGGCCTGCTCTCGGCAGGCGTTGCCATGGCCTCCCCGCCCGCCCCCAAACAGGAAGGCATCGAAGGCAAGGACTACAAGTGGAATGCCCAGGCTGGCGAAAAAGTTGAAGCACTGACCAAGAAGGGTGACAAGAAGCGCGGCGAAGAAGGTTATGAAACCTGCGGCGCCTGCCACCTCCCGTCTGGTGCTGGCCGTCCTGACGGCACTTTCCCGCAGTTGGCTGGCCAGCACACCACGGTTCTGATCAAGCAGATGGCTGACATCCGCGCCGGTCTGCGTGACAATCCGACGATGTACCCGTTTGCCGCCACTTTGACCGATGCGCAGGAACTGGCTGACGTTGCTGCCTACATCGAAGGCCTGTGCATCCCGATCGATCACGGCCACTACGACTCCAAACCCGGCGATGCCGGCAAGGACTGGAAGGCTCCGACGGATACGGAAAAGCGCCTGGCCGAAGGCAAGGCACTGTACGAGAAGGAATGTCTGGAATGCCACGGCAAGAACGGTGAAGGCGTCAAAGACAAGTTCTACCCTGTTATCGCTGGTCAGCACTACAAGTACCTGCTGCGCCAGATGACGGAAATCCGTGACGGCCATCGCCGCAACGCAAACCCGGACATGGTCAAGATCATCAAGAAGTACAGCAATGATCAACTGATCTCGATTTCCGCATACCAGTCAAGCCTGGTTATGCCGGGTAACATGTGCAAGCCGAAGGCTGGCGCAGCCAAAAAGAAGTAA
- a CDS encoding NapH/MauN family ferredoxin-type protein: MSRFTDLFMGMLGAAPKKPKKISERVQKIMFLKYEDKDRYIKEKLHARAHHDVSHKWRNRRWAVLIATNLLFVLSFWLDIQLLEGSLTASRFAGFHLIDLNSALQIMLAHKHIIVNLFIGTFTVFLLWVLLGGRTFCSWVCPYHLVSELTEKLHLMLVDRKIVTDHEFHRGTRTVFWALFALLAIVTGYTVFETLSPTGILSRALIYGPGLALGWVGLLLLFEVFYSRRAWCRYICPIGLTYGAVGSISPLQITYHVEHCFHEGDCRKVCLVPHVLEVTVKGRASDETMGLGPDCTRCGLCVDVCPTGALRFEVKGLSKLL; encoded by the coding sequence ATGAGCCGCTTTACCGATCTCTTCATGGGCATGCTGGGTGCAGCCCCGAAAAAGCCGAAGAAAATTTCCGAGCGTGTCCAGAAAATCATGTTCCTCAAATACGAGGACAAGGACCGCTACATCAAGGAAAAACTCCACGCCCGGGCGCACCACGATGTCAGCCACAAATGGCGCAATCGCCGCTGGGCGGTGCTGATCGCCACTAACCTGCTGTTCGTGCTGTCGTTCTGGCTCGACATCCAGTTGCTCGAAGGTTCACTGACTGCTTCGCGCTTTGCCGGTTTTCACCTGATCGACCTGAACTCTGCCTTGCAGATCATGCTGGCGCACAAGCACATCATCGTGAATTTGTTCATCGGCACATTTACGGTCTTTTTGCTCTGGGTATTGCTCGGCGGCCGCACTTTCTGTTCCTGGGTCTGCCCTTACCACCTGGTTTCAGAACTGACCGAAAAACTGCATCTGATGCTGGTAGACCGCAAGATTGTCACCGACCACGAGTTTCATCGTGGCACGCGCACCGTCTTCTGGGCACTTTTTGCGCTGCTCGCCATCGTGACCGGCTACACCGTTTTCGAGACCCTATCGCCGACCGGTATCCTGTCCCGCGCACTGATTTACGGTCCTGGCCTGGCCTTGGGCTGGGTTGGCCTGCTGCTGCTGTTCGAAGTGTTCTACTCGCGTCGCGCCTGGTGCCGCTACATCTGCCCGATTGGCCTGACCTACGGTGCTGTGGGCAGCATTTCCCCGCTGCAGATCACCTACCACGTCGAACATTGTTTCCACGAGGGCGACTGCCGCAAGGTCTGCCTGGTGCCACATGTGCTCGAAGTCACCGTCAAGGGACGGGCGAGCGACGAAACCATGGGCCTGGGTCCCGATTGCACGCGCTGCGGTCTGTGCGTCGACGTCTGCCCGACCGGCGCCCTGCGCTTCGAAGTCAAGGGCCTGTCGAAATTGCTGTAA
- a CDS encoding nitrous oxide reductase accessory protein NosL: protein MCSHPRRRFLTGLASSGLLLTPLAALLAGCGKSGWPDGMTEIKWDRDTCTRCRMAISDRRFAAEVRGGPKDQVFKFDDIGCVIFWLKEQAWGDDAAVRLWVADASSKPDQLLWIDPRQAHYVGGKTSPMGYNFAAYPQPQANSLGFEEMRQQLLRRGK, encoded by the coding sequence GTGTGTTCCCACCCTCGCCGCCGCTTCCTGACCGGACTGGCCAGCAGTGGCTTGCTGCTCACACCGCTGGCCGCCTTGCTTGCCGGCTGCGGCAAATCCGGCTGGCCGGATGGCATGACTGAAATCAAGTGGGACCGCGATACTTGCACCCGTTGCCGGATGGCGATTTCCGACCGGCGCTTTGCAGCCGAAGTCCGCGGCGGACCGAAAGACCAGGTATTCAAGTTCGACGATATCGGTTGCGTCATTTTCTGGCTGAAGGAACAAGCCTGGGGGGACGATGCTGCGGTTCGGCTGTGGGTAGCCGATGCATCGAGCAAACCGGACCAGCTGCTGTGGATCGATCCACGCCAGGCTCATTACGTCGGCGGTAAAACCTCGCCGATGGGTTATAACTTTGCGGCTTATCCGCAGCCCCAGGCCAACAGCCTGGGCTTTGAAGAAATGCGACAGCAACTGCTGCGCCGAGGCAAGTAA
- a CDS encoding TlpA family protein disulfide reductase, whose product MKKLLAPLVFALFSTLTVAEEMPSSAPLFDATLNNLDDKPVALERYKGKPLVVNFWARWCGPCRAEIPELIKFRNAHKGKIEILGIGIEDKAEPAKEFAKAYEMDYPLFVAKEKGIPLMQALGNSKGGLPYTLFIDRNGQVVQKKMGLIKKADLDTAGELLLKK is encoded by the coding sequence GTGAAAAAACTCCTTGCCCCCCTGGTTTTTGCCCTTTTCTCGACGTTGACCGTGGCAGAGGAAATGCCCTCTTCCGCGCCCTTGTTCGACGCCACACTGAACAATCTGGATGACAAGCCTGTCGCGCTGGAGCGTTACAAGGGCAAGCCGCTGGTAGTCAATTTCTGGGCCCGCTGGTGCGGTCCATGCCGGGCCGAAATCCCCGAACTGATCAAGTTCCGCAATGCCCACAAAGGCAAGATCGAGATTCTTGGTATCGGCATTGAAGACAAGGCTGAACCAGCGAAGGAATTTGCCAAGGCCTACGAGATGGATTACCCGCTGTTCGTTGCCAAGGAAAAGGGCATTCCGTTGATGCAGGCACTCGGCAACAGCAAGGGCGGCCTGCCCTACACCTTGTTCATCGACCGTAACGGTCAGGTCGTCCAGAAAAAAATGGGGCTGATCAAGAAGGCTGACCTCGATACCGCAGGCGAACTGCTACTCAAGAAATAA
- a CDS encoding ABC transporter permease: MKQLWLTAKLDIVESMRARWFQIYTLVFGGIVALLFLFGLTESRVLGFIGLSRLLVTYIQLTMAILPIFVLITTVRSVAGDREAGVFEYLLSLPVSLSAWFWGKIVGRYIVVFTPVFLAMLAAVIWATITGIEVPWSMFGYYTGLLAVMAACFLGIGMLISAVARTTDMAQGAAFMVWLALLLFLDLILLGVMIQGKVAPEVAVGLALINPLQVFRTAALALFDPQLIVLGPSAYVILDNFGVLGYQIFALVYPALLGLISATAGYFIFRRGDLP; this comes from the coding sequence ATGAAACAACTCTGGCTGACTGCAAAACTCGACATCGTGGAATCCATGCGCGCCCGCTGGTTCCAGATATACACGCTGGTCTTCGGCGGCATCGTCGCCCTGCTCTTCCTCTTCGGCCTGACCGAATCGCGCGTCCTCGGCTTTATCGGCCTGTCGCGCCTGCTCGTCACCTACATCCAGCTGACCATGGCCATCCTGCCGATCTTCGTGCTGATCACCACCGTCCGTTCGGTGGCCGGCGACCGCGAGGCCGGCGTCTTCGAATACCTGCTCTCGCTGCCTGTCTCGCTCTCGGCCTGGTTCTGGGGCAAGATTGTCGGTCGCTACATCGTCGTCTTCACACCGGTCTTCCTGGCCATGCTGGCTGCCGTCATCTGGGCCACCATCACCGGCATCGAAGTACCCTGGAGCATGTTCGGCTATTACACTGGCCTGCTCGCCGTCATGGCGGCCTGCTTCCTCGGTATCGGCATGCTCATCTCGGCCGTTGCACGGACTACCGACATGGCGCAGGGTGCTGCCTTCATGGTCTGGCTGGCGCTGCTGCTCTTCCTCGACCTGATCCTGCTCGGCGTGATGATCCAGGGCAAGGTTGCGCCGGAAGTCGCCGTTGGCCTCGCCCTGATCAATCCGCTCCAGGTCTTCCGCACGGCAGCCCTGGCTCTGTTCGATCCGCAACTGATCGTGCTTGGCCCCTCGGCCTATGTCATTCTCGATAACTTTGGCGTACTCGGTTATCAAATCTTCGCCCTGGTTTATCCGGCCTTGCTTGGTCTGATCAGCGCGACGGCCGGCTACTTCATCTTCCGCCGTGGCGACCTGCCGTGA
- the nosZ gene encoding Sec-dependent nitrous-oxide reductase: protein MNKFAVKSSVLLLAAGIGFGAASSWAAESLQDVMKRRGLSQQDLLAASKTYVPTGKRDEFVVFASGGQSGQIIVYGIPSMRILKYIGVFTPEPWQGYGFDENSKAVLRQGNIDGKEINWGDTHHPAISETQGKYDGQFLFINDKANPRLAVIDLRDFETKQIVVNPIYKSEHGGAFVTPNTEYVIEAAQYATPLENKKFYPLEEFNEKYRGGVTYWKFDRKEGRLDPKQSFSLELPPYSQDLSDAGKGPSDGWSFTNSFCSERYVGGIEKGRPPYEAGCSAKDTDYLHVINWKKAAELVAAGKAKKINGHNVLPMDVSIKEGILFLVPEPKSPHGVDVTPDGKFLTVAGKLDTHVSVYSFEKIQAAIKAGKFESKDPYGIPVIGMKDALHAQVQLGLGPLHTQYDSKPCIAYTSLYVDSQVVKWNHCEGKVLDKISVHYNIGHLMTMEGDSADPKGRYLVALNKLAIDRFVPVGPLHPQNHQLIDISNDKMQLLYDMPLPLGEPHYAVAIDATKLKPGVRYKVGTDSRTDKPHPGAVRAGEERTEKKGNKITVYGTLIRSHITPETIEADVGDEVTIHLTNLERAQDETHGFTVSTMNVHASVEPGKTVTVKFKADKEGVYPYYCTEFCSALHLEMQGYLLVKPKGWKPTKTEIAKGSYTEADYKATVKKVADTQAVIDSVVGYITSVNFKDFPDVVNMVDDATDQLSKIKEAKAKHEAAAAKKDWEQANLWAEQVWQYQVKAADIGLRAKTYLEQNGAKKVK, encoded by the coding sequence ATGAATAAATTTGCAGTCAAATCCTCCGTGCTGCTTCTTGCAGCGGGGATCGGTTTCGGTGCCGCCTCATCCTGGGCCGCCGAGTCGCTGCAGGACGTGATGAAGCGTCGCGGTCTGAGCCAGCAGGATCTGCTGGCTGCGTCCAAGACCTATGTCCCGACCGGCAAGCGCGATGAATTCGTGGTTTTTGCATCTGGCGGCCAGTCTGGCCAGATCATTGTGTATGGCATTCCGTCCATGCGCATCCTGAAATACATCGGTGTTTTCACCCCGGAACCATGGCAGGGCTACGGCTTCGATGAAAACTCGAAGGCAGTGCTGCGTCAGGGCAATATCGACGGCAAGGAAATCAACTGGGGCGATACGCACCACCCGGCCATTTCCGAAACCCAGGGTAAATACGACGGTCAGTTCCTGTTCATCAACGACAAGGCCAATCCGCGCCTCGCCGTGATCGACCTGCGTGACTTCGAAACCAAGCAGATCGTGGTCAACCCGATCTACAAGTCGGAGCACGGTGGCGCTTTCGTCACCCCGAATACCGAATACGTTATCGAAGCAGCCCAGTATGCAACGCCGCTCGAAAACAAGAAGTTCTACCCGCTTGAAGAGTTCAACGAAAAGTATCGTGGTGGCGTGACCTACTGGAAGTTCGACCGTAAGGAAGGCCGCCTCGACCCGAAGCAGTCCTTCTCCCTCGAACTGCCGCCGTACTCCCAGGATTTGTCCGATGCTGGCAAAGGTCCGTCTGATGGCTGGTCCTTCACCAACTCTTTCTGTTCCGAGCGTTACGTTGGCGGCATTGAAAAAGGCCGTCCGCCGTATGAAGCTGGTTGCTCCGCCAAGGACACCGACTATCTGCACGTGATCAACTGGAAGAAGGCTGCTGAACTGGTTGCCGCCGGCAAAGCCAAGAAGATCAACGGCCACAACGTACTGCCGATGGATGTGTCGATCAAAGAAGGCATCCTCTTCCTGGTTCCGGAACCGAAATCTCCGCACGGTGTGGACGTCACCCCGGACGGCAAGTTCCTGACTGTCGCAGGCAAGCTGGACACCCACGTTTCCGTCTATTCCTTCGAGAAGATTCAGGCCGCCATCAAGGCTGGCAAGTTCGAATCCAAGGATCCGTACGGCATTCCGGTCATTGGCATGAAGGACGCCCTGCACGCTCAGGTCCAACTCGGCCTCGGCCCCTTGCACACCCAGTATGACTCCAAGCCGTGTATTGCCTACACCTCGCTCTATGTTGACTCGCAAGTCGTCAAATGGAACCACTGCGAAGGCAAGGTACTGGACAAGATTTCCGTCCATTACAACATTGGCCACCTGATGACCATGGAAGGCGACTCTGCCGATCCGAAGGGTCGTTACCTGGTTGCGCTGAACAAGCTGGCCATCGACCGTTTCGTGCCGGTTGGTCCGCTGCATCCGCAGAACCATCAGCTGATCGACATTTCGAACGACAAGATGCAACTGTTGTACGACATGCCGCTGCCGCTGGGTGAGCCGCACTATGCAGTCGCCATCGATGCAACCAAGCTGAAACCAGGCGTCCGCTACAAGGTCGGCACCGATTCCCGTACCGACAAGCCGCACCCGGGCGCTGTCCGTGCAGGTGAAGAACGTACCGAGAAGAAGGGCAACAAGATCACTGTCTATGGCACGCTGATCCGTTCCCACATCACCCCGGAAACCATCGAAGCTGACGTTGGCGACGAAGTCACCATCCACCTGACCAACCTTGAACGCGCCCAGGACGAAACCCACGGTTTCACCGTGTCGACCATGAACGTTCATGCCTCAGTTGAACCGGGCAAGACAGTGACCGTCAAGTTCAAGGCTGACAAGGAAGGCGTCTATCCGTACTACTGCACGGAATTCTGCTCTGCCCTGCACCTTGAAATGCAAGGTTACCTGCTGGTCAAGCCGAAGGGCTGGAAGCCGACGAAGACCGAGATCGCCAAGGGCAGCTACACCGAAGCCGACTATAAGGCAACGGTCAAGAAGGTTGCTGACACCCAGGCTGTTATCGACTCTGTGGTTGGCTACATCACCAGCGTCAACTTCAAGGACTTCCCGGACGTGGTCAACATGGTCGATGATGCTACCGACCAGCTGAGCAAGATCAAGGAAGCCAAGGCGAAGCACGAAGCTGCTGCTGCCAAGAAGGATTGGGAACAAGCCAATCTGTGGGCTGAGCAAGTTTGGCAATACCAGGTCAAGGCAGCCGACATCGGTCTGCGCGCCAAGACCTACCTTGAGCAGAACGGTGCCAAGAAGGTCAAGTAA
- a CDS encoding ABC transporter ATP-binding protein, producing the protein MIQFNNVAKTFRRAQVLDGINLNIAIGERIALIGSNGAGKTTLIRCLLGEYTHEGSISIDGLDPRSNRTAVLGNIGFVPQLPPPLKMPVGQLIDFSASLCGTDPQRIHAIAKRLGLDIDAILTRQFVRLSGGMKQKLLIAIALGRDAKVLIMDEPAANLDPEARKIFFDLLAERLDNATMIISSHRLDEVSALVNRVIEMDTGKVVLDDKVADDVSLSGVLACRIVIKRFEPAFAKALDGWKFTSRDENLVWEGQIAGPDRLRFLGMISRYTALVSDLSLAEPES; encoded by the coding sequence ATGATCCAGTTCAACAACGTCGCAAAAACATTCCGTCGCGCCCAGGTGCTCGATGGAATCAATCTGAATATCGCCATCGGTGAGCGCATTGCGCTGATCGGTTCGAACGGCGCCGGCAAAACCACGTTGATCCGCTGTCTGCTGGGTGAATACACACACGAAGGCAGCATCAGCATCGACGGGCTGGACCCGCGCAGCAACCGGACGGCCGTGCTTGGCAATATCGGTTTCGTACCGCAGCTGCCACCACCGCTGAAAATGCCGGTCGGTCAGTTGATTGATTTTTCCGCCTCGCTGTGCGGCACCGATCCGCAACGCATCCATGCCATTGCCAAACGCCTGGGCCTGGATATCGACGCCATCCTGACACGCCAGTTTGTCCGCCTCTCCGGCGGCATGAAGCAAAAACTGCTGATTGCCATCGCACTCGGGCGCGATGCCAAGGTGCTGATCATGGATGAGCCTGCCGCCAACCTCGACCCTGAGGCGCGCAAGATATTCTTCGATCTGCTGGCCGAGCGGCTGGACAATGCCACGATGATCATCTCCAGCCATCGCCTCGACGAAGTCTCGGCGCTGGTCAATCGCGTCATCGAAATGGATACCGGCAAGGTCGTGCTTGACGACAAGGTGGCCGACGATGTCTCGCTCTCCGGCGTGCTGGCCTGTCGCATTGTCATCAAGCGTTTCGAACCGGCGTTTGCCAAGGCGCTCGATGGCTGGAAATTCACCAGCCGCGATGAAAACCTGGTCTGGGAAGGACAAATTGCCGGCCCGGATCGCCTGCGCTTTTTGGGCATGATTTCGCGGTACACCGCGCTAGTCAGCGATCTGTCGCTGGCCGAGCCGGAATCCTGA
- a CDS encoding c-type cytochrome: protein MTLIAAAVVASPAIAALDGAALYKDKTCNACHGPKGDKPLMPSYPKVAGQNAAYIEAQMKDIKSGARNNGQTAAMKGVMHLVNDEEIKAIAEHLSKLK from the coding sequence ATGACTCTGATCGCTGCCGCGGTCGTCGCATCTCCTGCTATCGCTGCCCTGGATGGCGCCGCCCTGTATAAGGACAAAACCTGCAACGCCTGCCACGGCCCGAAGGGTGACAAGCCGCTGATGCCAAGCTATCCCAAGGTTGCCGGCCAGAATGCTGCTTACATCGAAGCACAGATGAAGGACATCAAGAGCGGCGCCCGTAACAACGGCCAAACCGCTGCCATGAAGGGCGTCATGCACCTGGTTAATGACGAAGAGATCAAGGCAATCGCCGAGCATCTTTCGAAGCTGAAATGA
- a CDS encoding Lrp/AsnC ligand binding domain-containing protein — translation MYKLDQIDLDILAALQADGRTTNVALAKLVGLSPTPCLERVKSLEANGLIKGYAAQLSAPALGLGLTVFVQIGLERTSQSVFDAFRNAVQAIDEIQECHMVAGGYDYLLKVRVPDMAAYRHFLGAVLSGVPGIRETHTYPVMEEVKDSSALTLAHLVQKA, via the coding sequence ATGTACAAACTCGATCAAATTGATCTCGATATTCTGGCCGCATTGCAGGCCGATGGCCGGACGACCAATGTCGCCCTGGCCAAACTGGTTGGCTTGAGTCCGACCCCTTGTCTCGAACGCGTCAAATCACTTGAAGCCAATGGCCTGATCAAGGGCTATGCCGCGCAGTTGTCTGCACCTGCCCTGGGGTTGGGGCTGACCGTTTTTGTCCAGATCGGTCTGGAGCGGACTTCGCAGTCGGTTTTCGATGCCTTTCGCAATGCCGTTCAGGCGATCGATGAAATCCAGGAGTGCCACATGGTGGCCGGCGGATACGACTATCTCCTGAAAGTTCGTGTGCCGGACATGGCCGCTTACCGTCATTTTCTCGGTGCTGTGCTTTCCGGCGTGCCTGGAATTCGTGAGACGCATACCTACCCGGTCATGGAAGAGGTCAAGGATTCGTCGGCTCTGACGCTGGCTCACCTTGTCCAGAAAGCCTAG
- a CDS encoding SCO family protein, translated as MSERILLGIAGLLAALVLGLALFWHPELPDRQLPKAATVAGGDFTLDSASGPVSLQDFRGKLVLLYFGYTYCPDICPTSLSATSEGLKQLAPDELARVAMLFVSVDPERDTPSRLKEYAEFFHPQIIGVTGASQNLAEIAKRYGVFYARQKVETAGGGYVVDHTSDTYVVGTDGALLGKIAHATPPDQVVVAIRKYLNQKP; from the coding sequence ATGTCAGAACGTATTCTTCTGGGGATTGCCGGTCTCCTTGCTGCGCTGGTGCTTGGACTCGCCTTGTTTTGGCATCCTGAATTGCCTGACCGTCAATTGCCAAAAGCTGCGACAGTGGCGGGGGGGGATTTCACGCTGGACTCTGCCTCTGGTCCTGTGTCGCTCCAGGATTTTCGTGGCAAGCTGGTTCTACTTTATTTTGGATACACCTATTGTCCGGATATCTGCCCGACATCCTTGAGTGCCACTTCAGAAGGATTGAAGCAACTGGCTCCGGATGAGTTGGCGCGAGTGGCCATGCTTTTTGTGTCTGTCGACCCGGAGCGCGACACGCCGTCACGTCTCAAGGAGTATGCAGAATTTTTCCATCCACAAATCATTGGCGTAACGGGGGCATCGCAAAATCTTGCTGAAATAGCCAAGCGCTATGGTGTTTTTTATGCGCGCCAGAAAGTTGAAACTGCAGGCGGGGGTTATGTCGTCGATCACACATCGGATACTTATGTGGTCGGCACAGATGGTGCCCTGCTTGGCAAGATTGCTCATGCCACGCCCCCCGACCAGGTGGTTGTGGCAATTCGTAAATATTTGAACCAGAAACCCTGA